CCAAAAAAATTCCGAGGTCTATTCGAGGGATGCACGAGGTGGAAAAACTTTTTTCTTTGTTATACGACAAAGAGGAATATTCTAAAATACAAAAACGTCCTGAACTTTTTTGGCGCGAAGAATCCGTCTTTCGAGTTCGGGTTTTGATGCGAGAGAATGGGCTTGAAGAGGGGAATTACGTCTTACTCGCGCCGAGTTCGGTTTGGGAAACGAAACGGATGCCCGCTTCTAAGTTTAGGATTTTAGGGGAACGTCTTGCGAAAGAATCCGGAAAAAAAGTGGTTCTCATTGGCTCCAAAGCAGATGTCGACCTTTGTGAAGAAGTAGGCGCCGGTTATGGAATTAACTTTGCGGGCAAAACCGACTTACCCGAACTTTCGTTTTTGGTTTCCAAAGCCGCCCTGATGATCAGCAACGATTCTTCTCCGATTCATTTCGCTTCCGCGTTTAATATTCCCACATTAGCGGTTTTTGGCGCGACTATTCCTGATTTCGGTTATACTCCTCTTGCCGATTCTTTCTTTATCTCCGAGATCCAGGGACTTTATTGTCGTCCTTGCGGAATTCACGGTGGAAAGATTTGTCCGGAAGGACATTTTCGTTGTATGAGGGAGCAGGATATGGACAAAATGTTCGAAGCGGCGATTCGATTAGAAAAAGGAAATGTAAAATGACCCATACCCTTTATAGAGGAAGACTCGCGGAAGTTCAAAAAAAACTCAAAGACGGAGAGGTTTTGATCGTTTTTGCCGCTTCTCATTTAATCCGAAATCGGGACGTGGAATATAAGTTTCGTCAGGATTCCGACTACTATTATCTCACCGGTCTTGACGAATCCGACGGAATTCTAATATTAAAAAATTCTTATAAATCTATTTTTGTTCTTCCCAAGGATAAGGAAAAAGAGATCTGGACGGGGATCCGAATCGGAAAGGAAAAGGCAAAAGAACTTTTAAACCTCGACGAGTCGTTCGATACGACGGAATGGGAATCCAAACTGGACGAGATTCTCGTCAATCAATACACGCTCTATCATTTTTTTGGAAAGAATCTCGTTCGGGATGCGAAACTCATCGAATGGATTCATTCTCTCAATCAAAGATCCAGAGAAGGGAAGTTCGGTCCGAGAAGAATCGAATCTCCCGATTTTTTACATTGGATGCGTATGTTCAAATCTCCGGAGGAGGTCGACGCGCTTCGAGAATCCGCTAGAATCACCGCTTTGGGTCATGAGAGGCTTATGAGGGAATCTAAGCCCGGTATGTACGAGTACGAGCTCGAAGCCATCTTAGAATCCGAATATTTAAAACACGGGGCCTGGGGAGGAGGTTACGGACATATCGTCGCCAGCGGAAAGAATGCTACAATTTTACACTATACATCTAACAATTGTAAGTTGAACGACGGCGAACTCGTTCTTGTGGACAGCGGCGCGGAAAAAGGATATTATACCGCGGACGTTACCCGAAATTTTCCCGTGGGTAAAAAATTTTCTTCCGAACAAAGAGCGGTGTATGAAGTCGTTTTAAAGGCGCAAAAGGAGGCCGTGTCCAACACAAAGGAAGGGGTCGAGTTTGTCGCGATTCACAATCAAGCCGTTAGAACGCTCGTGGAAGGTTTGAAAGATCTAGGTTTATTACGGGATTCGATCGACTCTATTCTAGAACAAGAAACATTCAAAAAATATTATATGCATAGGACCAGTCATTATCTGGGGATGGACGTTCACGACGTGGGTACTTATTATCAGAACGGATTTTCTAAAAAGCTAGAAAGTGGTCAGGTGATTACGATCGAACCTGGGCTTTATTTCGATCCTACCGATCTTGAAATTCCGGAAAAA
The nucleotide sequence above comes from Leptospira weilii. Encoded proteins:
- a CDS encoding glycosyltransferase family 9 protein codes for the protein MNEKILLIQTAFLGDLILTTSLFREVKKKYRNSHLTVVVNKGTESVLEANPYIDRLIPLDKKEFKRSLWKFFSFLRSLRKERYTLCILPHFSFRSTLIGFASGAKVRIGYESAGFSFLLTKKIPRSIRGMHEVEKLFSLLYDKEEYSKIQKRPELFWREESVFRVRVLMRENGLEEGNYVLLAPSSVWETKRMPASKFRILGERLAKESGKKVVLIGSKADVDLCEEVGAGYGINFAGKTDLPELSFLVSKAALMISNDSSPIHFASAFNIPTLAVFGATIPDFGYTPLADSFFISEIQGLYCRPCGIHGGKICPEGHFRCMREQDMDKMFEAAIRLEKGNVK
- a CDS encoding aminopeptidase P N-terminal domain-containing protein is translated as MTHTLYRGRLAEVQKKLKDGEVLIVFAASHLIRNRDVEYKFRQDSDYYYLTGLDESDGILILKNSYKSIFVLPKDKEKEIWTGIRIGKEKAKELLNLDESFDTTEWESKLDEILVNQYTLYHFFGKNLVRDAKLIEWIHSLNQRSREGKFGPRRIESPDFLHWMRMFKSPEEVDALRESARITALGHERLMRESKPGMYEYELEAILESEYLKHGAWGGGYGHIVASGKNATILHYTSNNCKLNDGELVLVDSGAEKGYYTADVTRNFPVGKKFSSEQRAVYEVVLKAQKEAVSNTKEGVEFVAIHNQAVRTLVEGLKDLGLLRDSIDSILEQETFKKYYMHRTSHYLGMDVHDVGTYYQNGFSKKLESGQVITIEPGLYFDPTDLEIPEKFRGIGVRIEDDVLVQGSNPLNLTSMIPKEIDEIESRKN